Proteins found in one Gemmatimonadota bacterium genomic segment:
- a CDS encoding ATP-dependent Clp protease ATP-binding subunit: MNYNFTDRVRTVLSMAREAAIQLQHDYVGTEHILLGLIREGEGVAAAVLTKLSVDLEQVHERVEESVRKGKATIALGELPYTSRAKKVLEFAMQEARELSHSYVGTEHLLLGLLREEKGIAAQVLNSLGVTLDEARAETLKVLGSDVTPSEPPGIGGGSGPAPKGDKKSKTPALDHFCRDLTDLAGQGTLDPTIGRFAEIERVIEILCRRKKNNPVLIGEPGVGKTAIVEGLAQLIAKGEVTEALKDHRVLALDMAAVIAGTKYRGQFEERLKAVMNEISQNQNVILFIDELHTLVGAGAAEGAIDASNMLKPALARGELQCIGASTLNEYRKYIEKDGALERRFQPVIVDPPAVEETVEILRGLRQRYEDHHRIVIPDEALVAAAKLSDRYITDRFLPDKAIDVIDEAGARARIASQVPPPEVEDLKEQLTRIAERKDSAIRDQDFERAAQLRDEERALQQKIRDAQERWTEERQKHRPSIGMEEISFIVSRWTGIPVTRLQQAETERLVKMEDELHERVVGQHDAIVAISRAIRRSRAGLKDPKKPIGSFIFSGPTGVGKTELARALAGFLFADDDALIRVDMSEYMEKFSVSRLIGAPPGYVGYEDSGTLTKAVRRRPYSVVLLDEIEKAHPDVFNILLQVLDEGHLTDNYGRVIDFKNTVIVMTSNLGARDISKGRALGFQDEEVRTSYDVMKEKVQQEIERAFNPEFLNRVDDVIVFHPLSKEEIAQIVHILLGNLRERLGEDEMSLRLTDPAVAFLVDRGYDEKFGARPLRRAIQRYLEDPLSEKILLGEFSSGDEIEVGVDDSGEALSMRVASPQKT; the protein is encoded by the coding sequence ATGAACTACAACTTCACGGATCGGGTGCGCACGGTCCTCTCGATGGCACGGGAGGCCGCCATCCAGCTCCAACACGACTATGTCGGGACCGAGCACATCCTCCTCGGCCTCATCCGTGAGGGCGAGGGAGTGGCCGCTGCGGTCCTGACCAAGCTCAGCGTCGATCTGGAGCAGGTGCACGAGCGGGTGGAGGAGTCCGTCCGCAAGGGCAAGGCGACGATCGCGCTGGGGGAGCTGCCGTATACCTCCCGCGCCAAGAAGGTGTTGGAGTTCGCCATGCAGGAGGCGCGCGAGCTCAGCCACTCCTATGTGGGCACCGAGCACCTGCTGCTCGGTCTCCTGCGGGAGGAGAAGGGCATCGCCGCCCAGGTCCTCAACTCGCTGGGCGTGACCCTGGACGAAGCGCGGGCCGAGACCCTCAAGGTGCTGGGCTCCGACGTCACGCCGTCCGAGCCGCCGGGTATCGGCGGCGGCAGCGGCCCCGCGCCCAAGGGCGACAAGAAGTCGAAGACGCCGGCGCTCGACCACTTCTGCCGCGACCTGACGGACCTCGCAGGGCAGGGGACGCTGGACCCCACCATCGGTCGCTTCGCGGAGATCGAGCGGGTCATCGAGATCCTGTGCCGGCGCAAGAAGAACAACCCGGTCCTGATCGGCGAGCCCGGCGTGGGCAAGACGGCCATCGTGGAGGGGCTCGCCCAGCTCATCGCCAAGGGGGAGGTCACCGAGGCCCTCAAGGACCACCGCGTCCTGGCGCTCGACATGGCGGCCGTGATCGCGGGGACCAAGTACCGCGGCCAGTTCGAGGAGCGCCTCAAGGCCGTGATGAACGAGATCTCCCAGAACCAGAACGTGATCCTGTTCATCGACGAGTTGCACACGCTGGTGGGTGCCGGTGCCGCCGAAGGCGCCATCGACGCGTCCAACATGCTCAAGCCCGCGCTCGCGCGCGGTGAGTTGCAGTGCATCGGCGCGTCGACCCTGAACGAGTACCGCAAGTACATCGAGAAGGACGGCGCGCTGGAGCGGCGCTTCCAGCCCGTCATCGTGGATCCGCCCGCGGTCGAGGAGACCGTGGAGATCCTGCGCGGCCTGCGGCAGCGCTACGAGGACCACCATCGGATCGTGATCCCGGACGAGGCGCTCGTCGCTGCGGCCAAGCTGTCGGATCGTTACATCACCGACCGCTTCCTGCCCGACAAAGCCATCGACGTGATCGACGAGGCCGGGGCGCGAGCGCGCATCGCCAGTCAGGTGCCGCCACCGGAGGTGGAGGACCTGAAGGAGCAGCTCACCCGCATCGCCGAGCGCAAGGACAGCGCCATCCGCGATCAGGACTTCGAGCGGGCCGCCCAGCTCCGGGACGAGGAGCGGGCCCTGCAGCAGAAGATCCGCGACGCGCAGGAACGGTGGACCGAGGAACGGCAGAAGCACCGCCCGAGCATCGGGATGGAGGAGATCTCCTTCATCGTGAGCCGCTGGACCGGCATCCCGGTCACGCGCCTGCAGCAGGCGGAGACGGAGCGGCTCGTCAAGATGGAAGACGAGCTGCACGAGCGCGTCGTCGGACAGCACGACGCCATCGTCGCCATCTCGCGTGCCATCCGGCGGAGCCGGGCCGGCCTCAAGGACCCCAAGAAGCCCATCGGCTCGTTCATCTTCTCCGGCCCCACCGGCGTCGGGAAGACCGAGCTGGCCCGGGCGCTGGCCGGGTTCCTCTTCGCCGACGACGATGCGCTCATCCGCGTCGACATGAGCGAGTACATGGAGAAGTTCTCGGTCTCGCGCCTCATCGGGGCCCCTCCGGGCTACGTGGGCTACGAGGATTCGGGGACGCTCACCAAGGCCGTGCGTCGCCGCCCCTACTCCGTGGTCCTGCTCGACGAGATCGAGAAGGCCCATCCGGACGTCTTCAACATCCTGCTCCAGGTGCTCGACGAAGGACATCTGACCGACAACTACGGCCGGGTGATCGACTTCAAGAACACCGTGATCGTCATGACGTCCAACCTGGGCGCGCGCGACATCAGCAAGGGGCGGGCGCTGGGCTTCCAGGACGAAGAGGTCCGCACCAGCTACGACGTCATGAAGGAGAAGGTGCAGCAGGAGATCGAGCGCGCCTTCAACCCCGAGTTCCTCAACCGCGTGGACGACGTCATCGTCTTCCACCCGCTCAGCAAGGAGGAGATCGCGCAGATCGTCCACATCCTGTTGGGCAACCTGCGTGAGCGGCTCGGGGAGGACGAGATGTCGCTGCGGCTCA
- a CDS encoding protein arginine kinase has protein sequence MDDLSYVPDAGLGWLDASGPNADVVLSTRVRLARNVQGHRFGQRARPEDTQAVLDRVQEATRGPVPLLEGAQVLEIGRLEPRLRRVLQERRLISRDLLRDTGPGGGSAVVLSAEEPFSIMVNEEDHLRVQAIFSGLRLQQAWSLVDRLDEELGAVVPFAFHPEFGFLTSCPTNVGTGLRASVLVHLPALVLTKEIAKVLEGLNQVGLTFRGLYGEGSEVVGNFFQVSNQTTLGQTEEDLVDHLERMIGQVIQHELHARQILLRDAPQVTADKLWRAYGLLRYARALSFEEMMNLMSGVRLGASLKLLPGLRVYTLNKIMIFTQAAHLEEAAGRELTPSECDAHRAAYVRRVLAAEGVGEAE, from the coding sequence ATGGACGACCTGAGCTACGTGCCGGACGCCGGCCTGGGCTGGCTGGACGCGAGCGGTCCGAACGCGGACGTGGTGCTGTCCACCCGGGTCCGGCTCGCGCGCAACGTCCAGGGCCACCGGTTCGGCCAGCGGGCCCGCCCGGAGGACACCCAGGCGGTGCTGGACCGGGTGCAGGAGGCGACCCGGGGGCCGGTGCCGCTCCTCGAGGGAGCCCAGGTGCTGGAGATCGGACGGCTCGAGCCCCGGCTCCGGAGGGTGCTCCAGGAGCGGCGGCTGATCTCGCGGGACCTGCTCCGGGACACGGGTCCGGGCGGCGGCTCGGCCGTGGTGCTTTCGGCCGAGGAGCCGTTCTCCATCATGGTCAACGAGGAGGACCATCTCCGTGTCCAGGCGATCTTTTCGGGGCTTCGCCTCCAGCAGGCCTGGAGCCTGGTGGACCGCCTCGACGAGGAGCTCGGCGCCGTGGTCCCGTTCGCGTTCCACCCCGAGTTCGGCTTCCTGACCAGCTGCCCGACCAACGTCGGGACCGGCCTGCGGGCCTCCGTCCTGGTGCACCTGCCCGCCCTGGTCCTGACCAAGGAGATCGCCAAGGTCCTGGAGGGGCTCAACCAGGTCGGACTGACCTTCCGGGGCCTCTACGGGGAGGGGTCGGAGGTGGTCGGGAACTTCTTCCAGGTGTCCAACCAGACCACCCTGGGGCAGACCGAGGAGGACCTGGTCGACCACCTCGAACGGATGATCGGGCAGGTGATCCAGCACGAGCTGCACGCCCGCCAGATCCTGCTCCGGGACGCCCCCCAGGTGACCGCCGACAAGCTGTGGCGGGCATACGGCTTGCTCCGCTACGCCCGGGCCCTTTCCTTCGAGGAAATGATGAACCTCATGAGCGGGGTTCGGCTGGGGGCCAGCCTGAAACTACTCCCTGGGCTCCGTGTATACACGCTCAACAAAATCATGATCTTCACCCAGGCGGCCCACCTCGAGGAGGCCGCTGGACGGGAGCTGACTCCTTCTGAATGCGATGCCCACCGGGCGGCCTACGTCCGACGGGTGCTGGCGGCCGAAGGGGTGGGGGAGGCGGAATGA
- a CDS encoding UvrB/UvrC motif-containing protein: protein MKTCENCGAAEAVVHFMHIEKNEMTTLHLCEKCAAEKGVEKPPPTSLALSSLLEQVGEVAERQSADLSGRCEFCGLTLADFRETGRFGCPHCYVSFEAGLRKLLRRVHGSSRHVGKVYLSPEAPSADRERRLRGLRRKLQRAVDGEDFERAAQIRDQIRALEPS, encoded by the coding sequence ATGAAGACCTGCGAGAACTGCGGCGCGGCCGAGGCGGTCGTGCACTTCATGCACATCGAGAAGAACGAGATGACCACGCTGCACCTGTGCGAGAAGTGCGCGGCCGAGAAGGGCGTGGAGAAGCCGCCGCCGACGAGCCTCGCGCTGTCCAGCCTGCTGGAGCAGGTGGGGGAGGTGGCGGAGCGGCAGTCGGCGGACCTGAGCGGCCGCTGCGAGTTCTGTGGGCTGACCCTGGCGGACTTCCGCGAGACCGGGCGCTTCGGGTGCCCCCACTGCTACGTCTCCTTCGAGGCCGGGCTGCGCAAGCTCCTGAGGCGGGTGCACGGATCCTCGCGGCACGTGGGCAAGGTCTATCTCAGCCCCGAGGCCCCCTCGGCCGACCGGGAGCGCCGGCTGCGGGGGCTGCGCCGCAAGCTGCAGCGCGCGGTCGACGGAGAGGACTTCGAGCGGGCGGCCCAGATCCGGGACCAGATCCGGGCCCTGGAGCCATCCTGA
- a CDS encoding ABC transporter ATP-binding protein, with amino-acid sequence MSDVPALEAVELAKRYALGDGSELEVLRRVDLRVARGESVAIVGESGCGKSTLLHILGLLDRPTQGEVRVGSASANGHDTQALAALRNRSIGFVFQFHHLLREFSALENAMMPALIAGAPEREARERARELLGWVGLERRLEHKPWQLSGGEQQRVAVARALVNDPAVLLADEPSGNLDERTSALLHDLLFRIRSERGTSMVIVTHNRDLAGRADRTLKLSDGTLHALGEVA; translated from the coding sequence ATGAGTGACGTCCCGGCCCTCGAAGCCGTCGAGCTGGCCAAGCGCTACGCCCTCGGCGACGGCTCCGAACTCGAGGTGCTGCGCCGGGTAGACCTGCGCGTGGCCCGGGGGGAGTCGGTGGCCATCGTGGGCGAGAGCGGGTGCGGCAAGAGCACGCTCCTCCACATCCTGGGGCTCCTCGACCGCCCCACGCAGGGCGAGGTCCGCGTGGGGAGCGCGAGCGCGAACGGTCACGATACGCAGGCGCTCGCCGCGTTGCGGAACCGGTCCATCGGGTTCGTGTTCCAGTTCCACCATCTGCTGCGGGAGTTCTCCGCGCTCGAGAATGCCATGATGCCGGCCCTCATCGCCGGAGCCCCGGAGCGCGAGGCGCGTGAACGCGCCCGTGAGCTGCTGGGCTGGGTCGGGCTGGAGCGACGCCTGGAGCACAAGCCGTGGCAGTTGTCGGGCGGCGAGCAGCAGCGCGTCGCCGTGGCCCGAGCCCTGGTCAACGATCCGGCGGTGTTGCTGGCCGACGAGCCCAGCGGCAACCTGGATGAGCGGACGAGCGCGCTGCTCCACGACCTCCTGTTCCGCATCCGGAGCGAACGGGGAACCTCGATGGTGATCGTGACGCACAACCGGGACCTGGCGGGGCGTGCGGACCGGACCCTCAAGCTGAGCGACGGGACGCTGCATGCGCTCGGGGAGGTGGCATGA
- a CDS encoding ABC transporter permease, translated as MFNRLDWYVARRYLGARRKGRFLSLITWIALGGVTLGVTALVVVLAVMNGAQRDLRDVILGSTPHVMVLQHGSALRMDRWRTVVDSVGTLPGVRAASPFVITQVGIGRAGYAQPADLYGISLDTEGRAVSDLERRLSGPELLGAPRTGTLPRVVLGERLANRMDLFPGDTVQVIALENTRMGPLGDLVPRVRLFEVQGTVRTGVYDYDLRNAYTDLEAVQGLLDLVADDQVSGVSVQVDDPFAADAVADAVGEKLGFPYFAQSWITQNSSLFSALKLEKLAMALILFLIVVVAAFNIVSTLVMVVADRTREIGILKSMGMTDQGILRIFLLQGVWIGVIGTVVGAGAGVVLALLLKRFPIITLPADVYTLDRLPVALDPWDVALTVGGSILISLLATIYPSLQASRLQPVEAIRHE; from the coding sequence GTGTTCAACCGGCTCGACTGGTACGTCGCCCGCCGCTATCTGGGAGCGCGCAGGAAAGGGCGCTTCCTCTCGCTCATCACGTGGATCGCCCTGGGCGGTGTCACCCTGGGCGTGACCGCGCTGGTCGTGGTGCTCGCGGTGATGAACGGCGCCCAACGCGATCTCCGGGACGTGATCCTGGGGTCGACACCCCACGTGATGGTCCTGCAGCACGGTTCGGCGTTGCGGATGGATCGCTGGCGGACGGTCGTCGACTCCGTGGGCACCCTGCCGGGGGTGCGGGCCGCCTCTCCCTTCGTCATCACCCAGGTGGGGATCGGCCGGGCCGGCTACGCACAGCCGGCCGACCTGTACGGGATCTCCCTGGACACCGAGGGCCGTGCGGTCTCCGACCTCGAGCGACGTCTGAGCGGACCCGAGCTGCTGGGCGCCCCGCGGACCGGAACCCTCCCACGCGTGGTGCTGGGAGAGCGCCTGGCCAACCGGATGGACCTGTTCCCGGGTGACACCGTGCAGGTGATCGCGCTGGAGAACACCCGCATGGGCCCGCTGGGGGACCTCGTACCGCGCGTCCGGCTCTTCGAGGTCCAGGGAACGGTCCGGACCGGGGTCTACGACTACGATCTGCGCAACGCCTACACGGACCTGGAGGCGGTGCAGGGCCTGCTCGACCTGGTGGCGGACGACCAGGTCTCCGGGGTGAGCGTGCAGGTGGATGACCCCTTCGCCGCGGATGCCGTCGCAGATGCGGTCGGCGAGAAGCTCGGCTTCCCCTATTTCGCACAGAGCTGGATCACGCAGAACAGCTCCCTCTTCTCCGCGCTCAAGCTGGAGAAGCTGGCCATGGCGTTGATCCTGTTCCTCATCGTGGTCGTCGCGGCCTTCAACATCGTCAGCACGCTTGTCATGGTGGTGGCCGACCGCACGCGTGAGATCGGGATCCTGAAGTCGATGGGCATGACCGACCAGGGGATCCTCCGGATCTTCCTGCTGCAGGGTGTCTGGATCGGCGTGATCGGCACCGTGGTGGGCGCCGGGGCCGGGGTGGTGCTGGCCCTGTTGCTCAAGCGCTTTCCCATCATCACCCTCCCGGCGGACGTCTACACGCTCGATCGCCTTCCCGTGGCGCTCGACCCCTGGGACGTGGCCCTGACGGTCGGCGGCAGCATCCTCATCTCGCTGCTGGCCACGATCTATCCCTCGCTGCAGGCGTCACGCCTGCAGCCGGTCGAGGCCATCCGCCATGAGTGA
- the lysS gene encoding lysine--tRNA ligase, whose protein sequence is MDDLSQVLLHRRQKLDALASTGTLPYAYSFERSHTTKQAVTAFEAAERDGAVADDIGPEARVGGRVVAWRGHGKTAFAHLEDGHGRLQLYFRKDVLGEERFGILDQVDVGDWIGVEGPTFRTRTGEVTLRVTAFEMLTKSMRPLPFGKTQVDPETGETVTYSGFANQEARYRQRYADLAVHPDVRDVFRARTRIVAELRRFLDARDFLEVETPVLQPLYGGASARPFLTHHNALDATLYLRIADELYLKRLLVGGFERVYEISKDFRNEGIDRFHNPEFTMLEFYQAFADYHDMMRLVEDLFIHVAESVHGEARCTWQEHDIGFTRPFARLRLTDALSEALGFDVRAASDERLDAACREHGIADRQGRGRMLDKLFGVLVQPSLIQPTFVLDHPVELSPLAKPHRTEPGLTERFELFVAGEEFANAFSELNDPAEQRERFEAQVRMREAGDDEAQALDEDYIRALEYGMPPTGGVGVGVDRLVMLLTDRSSIRDVILFPTLRPEEGEETRSDGADDPAASDTAASLP, encoded by the coding sequence ATGGACGATCTGAGCCAGGTGCTCCTGCACCGGCGCCAGAAGCTGGACGCGTTGGCGAGCACCGGCACCCTTCCGTACGCCTACTCCTTCGAGCGGTCCCACACCACGAAGCAGGCCGTCACCGCCTTCGAGGCGGCCGAGCGCGACGGGGCCGTCGCCGACGATATCGGGCCGGAGGCGCGGGTGGGCGGGCGCGTGGTCGCGTGGCGGGGGCACGGCAAGACGGCCTTCGCCCACCTCGAGGACGGACACGGACGCCTCCAGCTCTACTTCCGCAAGGATGTGCTGGGAGAGGAGCGGTTCGGGATCCTGGACCAGGTGGACGTGGGGGACTGGATCGGCGTGGAAGGGCCCACCTTCCGGACGCGCACGGGGGAGGTCACGCTGCGCGTCACCGCGTTCGAGATGCTCACGAAGTCCATGCGCCCGTTGCCGTTCGGGAAGACGCAGGTGGACCCGGAGACCGGGGAGACCGTCACGTATTCGGGCTTCGCCAATCAGGAAGCGCGCTACCGGCAGCGCTATGCGGACCTGGCGGTCCACCCGGACGTGCGCGACGTCTTCCGGGCCCGCACGCGGATCGTGGCCGAGCTGCGGCGCTTCCTCGACGCGCGCGATTTCCTGGAGGTGGAGACACCGGTTCTGCAGCCGCTGTATGGCGGCGCGTCCGCGCGTCCCTTCCTCACCCATCACAACGCGCTCGACGCCACGCTCTACCTGCGCATCGCCGACGAGCTCTACCTGAAGCGACTGCTCGTGGGCGGCTTCGAGCGGGTGTACGAGATCTCCAAGGACTTCCGCAACGAGGGCATCGACCGGTTCCACAACCCGGAGTTCACGATGCTCGAGTTCTACCAGGCGTTCGCGGACTACCACGACATGATGCGGCTCGTGGAGGATCTCTTCATCCACGTGGCGGAGTCGGTCCACGGTGAGGCGCGCTGCACCTGGCAGGAACACGACATCGGCTTCACACGACCCTTCGCCCGCCTGCGCCTCACCGACGCCCTCAGCGAAGCCCTCGGCTTCGACGTGCGGGCCGCGTCGGATGAGCGGCTGGACGCTGCCTGCCGTGAGCACGGCATCGCGGACCGTCAGGGGCGGGGCCGCATGCTGGACAAGCTGTTCGGTGTCCTGGTGCAACCGTCGCTGATCCAGCCCACGTTCGTCCTCGACCATCCCGTCGAGCTGAGCCCGCTGGCCAAGCCACATCGCACCGAACCCGGTCTGACCGAGCGCTTCGAGCTCTTCGTGGCCGGCGAGGAGTTCGCCAACGCGTTCTCGGAGCTCAACGACCCCGCGGAGCAGCGCGAGCGTTTCGAAGCGCAGGTGCGCATGCGCGAAGCCGGCGACGACGAAGCGCAGGCGCTGGACGAGGACTACATCCGCGCGCTCGAGTACGGGATGCCCCCGACGGGGGGGGTCGGTGTGGGTGTGGATCGGCTGGTCATGCTGCTCACGGACCGGAGCTCCATCCGCGACGTGATCCTGTTCCCGACGCTGCGACCCGAGGAGGGAGAGGAGACGCGCTCCGACGGAGCCGACGATCCGGCCGCCTCCGACACCGCGGCCTCGCTGCCGTAG